The sequence gacgttgctgatcctcatcctgatgataatccttcagatgtagatgaacctaaggctgttcctccttcgatggattttaagaagatcatgatgattttcaaggagctttttccagatcactttgttgctgttgctcctcgttcgcctccgtctgagtttgctctaggcttagctgctaccaagccagcctttactaagctagtgctttctcgctcttctaagagggctttacgtcttctaggcgactggttggataccaggaggagtttggggaagacggcctttgccttcccaccttctaagcttgcttctagatcgagcgtctggtatgacacgggagaagttctcggcttgggagtccctgcctctgcccagggtgacttctcaagcctcgtagactccccgtcgcctggccatgagacgctcgaagatttgttggtcctcctcggaccttgaccatctacttaaaggcgtatacagggcctttgaagtgtttaactttcttgactggtcattaggagcattaagtaggaagatctcgtctaccgaccaagatgtttccttacttatcatgtcctgtatggacaaagccatccgcgatggctccaatgagctcgcctccaccttcacgtcgggagtcttaaagaagagagaaaccctttgctctttccttttggcaggagttactccctgtcagagatcggaactgctctttgctcccttatcagcggctttgtttccacaacagctggttaaggatatagctgcttcgcttgtgcagaaggacacacatgacctgatggcgtcctctgctcgcaaaggggctccttcttcatcctttgctgtgagacccaggatcgagactcctgcgtctagatttatcccgccctttcgtggcagagctcccagtaggggaggctctcgtaccgagggaaagagaggtaagaagagaggagccaagtcctcccgtggcagagtctgactgcccacagcctcagacagcggtaggtgccagattgaagagcttctggcaggcctgggagaagaggggtgcagaccaagagtctgttctgttgctcaaagaggggtacaaaataccgtttgtacgcaaacctcctctagtaacaactcccatagacctctctcccaggtaccgagaggagtcaaagagacaagccctaaatcaagaagtgtctctgttgctagagaagggagcggtggtgaaagtctcggaccttcaatcaccggggttttacaaccgtctcttcatagtcccaaagcatacaggaggttggaggccggtgctagacgtcggTGCGCTCaatgtttttgttacaaaaacaaaattcacgatggagaccacgaagtccgtcttagcaacggtcagagagggagactggatggtctctctcgacctacgagatgcgtacttccacattcctatacacccggattcccaaccgtttctgaggtttgtttacaggaatgtggtgtaccagtttcgagccctgtgctttggcctcagtcctgctcctctcgtgtttacgaggctcatgaggaatgtggcaaaattcctccatctatcgggaatccgagcctccctgtacttggacgac comes from Palaemon carinicauda isolate YSFRI2023 chromosome 3, ASM3689809v2, whole genome shotgun sequence and encodes:
- the LOC137637885 gene encoding uncharacterized protein — its product is MQNKLASLMEDYSAEQVHDDPRRLADRDPGRQPPKRAFARPVDVDVTKSRQSRFVEPHSMQSRVDFQPLVDVQPLPHARVDVQDVRQPAKLTCFDVERQAPQSRVVLTAQSRQSRQSRVDVERPPAPVVVARQVSPLLETHQLSDEAPSDEDVADPHPDDNPSDVDEPKAVPPSMDFKKIMMIFKELFPDHFVAVAPRSPPSEFALGLAATKPAFTKLVLSRSSKRALRLLGDWLDTRRSLGKTAFAFPPSKLASRSSVWYDTGEVLGLGVPASAQGDFSSLVDSPSPGHETLEDLLVLLGP